GTGTTATAATTTAGGATAGAATTCATAGACCAATTTTATTCACGATCTTAAGACGTCAATACTGTTATTTCATTTCATTAAATAAGTCTTAACTCTGCATGGCTAAACTTAATACGATTCTTTaacttaagatcggtctatgaatttCGTCCCTAATCTCATTTCCAGACCATCTTAGTGGTCTTAGGATGGTAATCATAGTTGAGtcttatatttgaaattatcttAAGTTTAAATGTCATGAACCAATCACAGAATCATATTGGTATCTTAAGATATTAGTTAAGACAGTCTTGAAATAACATTCGATTATGAATATTAGCCTTAAAATGCTAATATGATTCTGTAAGTGATTAATGACAGATCAAGACTGTACTTAAAACGAATTTTAAAGAACTATGAACACCAgcctatatttaaaaatttcctaCCACTTCTTCTATGATGTTGTCCACTAGAGACAGGAAACTGCAATCGTAGTTGATTTGAAGTTTCAGCTGTTTTCTCTTGAAAGGTTTTTGTTGGCAGCTGTTTTGCATCCTAAACAGGGAAAGGgaaaagttttaaactttcatatttataaagcaaaatttataatcgatTAATAGTACAAAACAGTAGTAATATACCttaatattcattataatGGAACTAGGTCTctcttttaaaagaaaaggatGATGAAATCCTTTCTCAGATTCACTTTCTTCATCTTCAGAAGAGATACTAGATAATTCACCTAATGCTTCAGATTTAGATAAAgatttacaaaaatctgtaagaacatatataaagttatatataattaataaaaggtaaacaaaaaattaaataacaaatcataataaaattaatacaaacaaaaaatcacCTGTTAGTTCATCCACTGTTTTTCCACCAGATTGTATAGCAGCAATAGCTTTATCTTGCTGGGCTACCGACAGAGTTCCTTGCTTTATCATGCTTATAACATTTCTCCTTGCAATTTCTAAAAGCTTTTTCTTGTTAATCTCTATTCTCTCtctaaaagaaaacaatattatataagcaagattgagatatatatgttattgtattacaatataattccATGCAATATTAACTTTCTCTCCTTGCTTGCACTACGACCTCGCGtatatttgtctttattttcaCTATGACTTCTATATCTGTGTCTGTCTCTGCTTCTATCAGAGTCTCGTCTGTCACTATGCCTATCCCTATCGCGTCTTTCTCTGCTCCTGCCCCTCTGTTTTTCTCGTCTACTACTTCTACTACTATGTGAGCTGTATCGCGTTCGTGATCTTGATCTTCTGTCTTGCGAACGACTATCTTTGTCTCTTGTGCTCctgcaattaaaattctttatgtaatGTCACTAcctatataaaaactttcctttttctacaatttcaaaccttttcctttccttctcctTCAAAACTAATCTAAGATCGGTTTTCGATTCTCTTGTTGGACTAAACATTCTGCCTTTTCTTCTATCTCTACTTGGACTGAACGACGATGACCGATTTCGTGATGGAGAAGGACTCAAAGTAGGTGTTCTGTTGTCATTACTGCTGTCAGATAATTCACCATCTTCCATTTTTGCAGCTTTCGCTTTCTGCTTATTTTCTATCTCTTTTACCGTTTCATTATAAACTGTACTATTCTTAAGATcctttatcaatatttttccttGAACAGGCTGCTTTGGTCTTTctgtttataaaaagaaaatataattcattttcTTTCCTCATTTACATTCTTAATTGTCAAATGcatgcttttttattaaaacactaataatatttcatgtatttctttagaaaacaaatttgtaaatgttatCAACAATGAGAAATACACACCAAGAAGTTTAGGTATTACAGGCTCATCAAGTTCGTCATCTACCTTCTTTGATATAGGTGGTAATTGTGGACTACCAGAATTATCTGGGAGTTTAGCCGCATCTgaatctttttctttgtatagatcatccatttttttctcatcatTTGTACTGATTTTCTCCAATGTATCAAGCTGGGATTTTGCTTCATCACATTTGCCTCCAATGTCACTGTCGCCATCCATTTTTGCTACTTTTGCCTTAGTATGACCCAAATCAGATGACTTGCTGGATACAGAGTCACGCCTCCGCTTAGATTTCTTCTTgtgcttcttctttttcttgacATCTGATTAGGgcagaaaaaagataatattacacGAATAGTTGAAGTTGGatgtttatatagaaataatgtatattatattttgtcatCTATGTAAACAATAATCAGAGGATCATAGAAAATTCACATTTCatctaaaataatagaaattatatgccttatttttttcaacattaaagTCAGATATAATATTCCATTAAAATTCCACTAGTTCCTTCTGTATTATGTTATACAACTTAATGATAATTTACACTTGTATTgttcacataaaaaaagattcgtataaacataaataatccATGTAGACGTAATAGTGAAATTTACGGCAAGTAATACGTAACGCGCATTATCACCTTCCGCATCGCTATCGTTATCCGAGGAATCATGTTTCGATTTCTTCTTGTGCTTCTTCTCCTTGTGTTTATGTTTCTTCTTgagcttcttcttcttcgtttGAAGCTTGTCCGACTCGGCGGCGGTCTTGTCGACATCGCCATTCGGCACCTGCTGGTCGCTGTTCAACGGCGACGGGACACCGTCGTCCGGTGTGTCGAAGGTGCTGAAGAGCTCCGTCAGGATCTCGTTAGACGACTTCTCTGGCAGCCCGGGCTCCTGCTTGATCTTCACGCCGTCGACGCCGACGGTCGTGATTAGGTTTGCGAGGTCGAACAGATCTGTCATCGCGTTATCTCGTTCGCAATCGCTCACTTATCCGTTCCTTTCGCGTTACCGCCGCGGTTCCACCGCGATCTATCACGACGAGAAAGGAAATCAATTCGCGAAGGCTCCAAGAATTAACCTTACCGACATGTTTACCAATGTTTACGTAAATCGACCTGCAAATATGACGTAAATAACCAATCGATCGGCTAAGGCCCCCATCGTGCATTGCGGATTCAATTCGAACGTTTAACCTTATTCCACCATATGATTGGTTTTTAATCTGGACAGATTTGTTGTGGACTCGCCGTTATTCGCACGTCAAATCAAGTCGACCGGAAGCGCGCCGCGACATCTGCTCCGACAATAACAGGAAACGACGACGGTGgccgtttaaaatttaacgttCTTTTTAAATCCTTGCGTCCATTTAAACGTCCATGCTGACTCGCTCGCTGACGGCTTTGCTTGGCTTCGCTCTTTGCACGCGCGGTGCTTGGACGGTTGATTGACATTGTGTCCCGGCCATCGACGAGAGCTGAGCTCCGGACGAAGTGCCGGTTGTAGCTCAGCGTGTCTCTCGTTGTGACGACTCGACTACTTTAGTCGCTCGCCTCGAGCGTCGTTCTCTATTTACTTTAGAACTTTTTCAGCAGCCGCTCGTTCGTTCCAGAGCACGCTCGTTATGTCGCATCTGAGATTTATGAAGGAGCTCGATAACCTGACTCGCATGGACGACGCTATCAAAGGCGCGGTCCCGCGATGGCAGAAGAAATGTATGGAGGCATCGAATTTAAGGTAATTCTTGAATCTTGTCGAGAAtctccgtttttttttatttaattaatttattgtttcggCGATTTGTCGGCAAATTAATCTACATGAGCGAACTATTAGATATCTGTTGTGCAAACACATCTGCTTTGTTCAACAAATATTGTCTTGCATGTTTTAGCTCTAATCTTAGTTTAAACTCATCCAAGAAAATTACCTCCCTTACAAATGGTAGTAGCCTTTCTGGAAAAACTCCAacgaaaagaaacgaaaattgcAAGACCAAGAAAACCCCCTCTAAATGTACCAAGAAGTCTCCAAGTAAGAAACGTTACATTTTGAcactgtaatattatttatatgttgagagaaacaaaattttgattacCTTGCATAATAGGTCGAGCCACTACTCCTGCCAAGACACCCAGTGGTGACAGATTTATTCCATCAAGAGCCACAACTAACTTTGAATTGAGTCACTTCAAGGTAAGCAAGTATTTGTGAtcaagtttaatatttcaacataattattattttgtaatatgtgTACACgttattttttcctattttaGATTATTCAACAACAAAACGCTGAACAGGATAGAGACAGATCTGACAAAACGAGCCCTATGAAGCGAGAGATGCAGCGTCTCATAGGAGAGAATCTTCACGGTggcgatataaataatacgcgGGTTCTGTC
This sequence is a window from Monomorium pharaonis isolate MP-MQ-018 chromosome 3, ASM1337386v2, whole genome shotgun sequence. Protein-coding genes within it:
- the LOC105838825 gene encoding protein SON; translated protein: MTDLFDLANLITTVGVDGVKIKQEPGLPEKSSNEILTELFSTFDTPDDGVPSPLNSDQQVPNGDVDKTAAESDKLQTKKKKLKKKHKHKEKKHKKKSKHDSSDNDSDAEDVKKKKKHKKKSKRRRDSVSSKSSDLGHTKAKVAKMDGDSDIGGKCDEAKSQLDTLEKISTNDEKKMDDLYKEKDSDAAKLPDNSGSPQLPPISKKVDDELDEPVIPKLLERPKQPVQGKILIKDLKNSTVYNETVKEIENKQKAKAAKMEDGELSDSSNDNRTPTLSPSPSRNRSSSFSPSRDRRKGRMFSPTRESKTDLRLVLKEKERKRSTRDKDSRSQDRRSRSRTRYSSHSSRSSRREKQRGRSRERRDRDRHSDRRDSDRSRDRHRYRSHSENKDKYTRGRSASKERKERIEINKKKLLEIARRNVISMIKQGTLSVAQQDKAIAAIQSGGKTVDELTDFCKSLSKSEALGELSSISSEDEESESEKGFHHPFLLKERPSSIIMNIKDAKQLPTKTFQEKTAETSNQLRLQFPVSSGQHHRRSENEWVPVTPVKKPEPKKIFVPASTNLCTTPQSIMPSPVPPPVPQPVPQPVQPVQTVFPAITESMDIGSIVSERLAAIRKLRENPNDINALNAMHRAQNEMRTWAESKQIPGQFTGSTGVKVLTPAELSSGYQAWARKDQLVSAQPVTGGMGMALLQKMGWRPGEGLGKNKEGALEPLQLEVKLDKRGLISEQDILQKVGKAAKPTAPTIKTLEGKHPVSLLGEYCTKKKLGAPVYELCFESGPDHKKNFLFKVKVNGIEYKPSVASSNKKQAKAEAAQICLQTLGLLPS